In Ignavibacteria bacterium, one genomic interval encodes:
- a CDS encoding T9SS type A sorting domain-containing protein → MWKILVSIFLFWAYIPAAVFSQAFFVNKSQTGIIKDDFVVNDDSLDNVNQIYQEMAMDAEGNFIIVWTDRRLGEDDIWFQRFDALGNRLGSNTKVNTTLGNYGNYSASVSMDSSGNFIISWSGYNDRRLPQIYFQRFNRYGVPFGANKKVSPDTTYAYFTSSALHNNGKFIISWEDPRYGYFPSVFCQIFDDSGIPIGSNLLVNDTVKYRGGWYSKLTIINDEKFAVTWQYDGIHILLQIFNNDGHKIGPNIEVDDDSTIYGFRHTPAISKIDSNRFVISWADNDHNIIFLKIYDEFGNQIGSKHRVNNDIFTIARKDPQISYDGDQRFIVTWNESPSANQKYLMGQQFSTNGTLIKSIFPINKFSFFDDYGWYYNFATLESNSSRIVFCWGDNRHGKGYDIYCKIVTWDWNGLTNVEDVAENPTSFVLYQNYPNPFNPSTVISYQLSAASHVNLKVFDVLGREVAILVNEVKDAGTYNYPFSISRVGGQFLNSQLNSGVYIYKLTAGNFTAQKKMIVLK, encoded by the coding sequence ATGTGGAAAATATTAGTTTCAATTTTTCTTTTTTGGGCGTATATACCCGCTGCAGTCTTCTCACAAGCTTTCTTTGTGAATAAATCTCAAACTGGAATTATCAAAGATGATTTTGTGGTAAATGACGACTCGCTTGATAATGTCAACCAAATTTACCAGGAAATGGCAATGGATGCCGAGGGTAATTTTATAATTGTCTGGACTGATAGAAGACTTGGAGAAGATGATATTTGGTTTCAACGATTTGATGCACTTGGTAACCGATTAGGCAGTAATACAAAAGTCAATACGACATTAGGAAATTATGGAAATTATTCAGCATCGGTCTCAATGGATAGTTCGGGTAACTTTATTATTAGCTGGAGTGGTTACAATGATAGAAGACTTCCACAGATTTATTTCCAACGTTTCAATAGATATGGTGTCCCATTTGGAGCGAATAAAAAAGTATCCCCTGACACAACTTATGCGTATTTTACGTCATCGGCACTTCACAATAATGGTAAATTTATAATTTCCTGGGAGGACCCCAGATATGGATATTTCCCTTCTGTTTTTTGTCAAATATTTGATGATAGTGGAATTCCAATCGGCTCAAATCTCTTAGTAAATGATACAGTAAAATATCGTGGCGGATGGTATTCTAAATTGACTATTATCAATGATGAAAAATTTGCTGTGACTTGGCAATATGATGGGATCCATATTTTACTTCAGATTTTTAATAATGATGGTCATAAAATCGGTCCAAATATAGAAGTGGATGATGATAGTACAATATATGGCTTCAGGCACACACCGGCTATTTCCAAGATTGACAGTAATCGCTTTGTCATATCTTGGGCAGATAATGACCATAATATTATTTTTTTAAAAATATATGACGAATTTGGAAATCAGATTGGATCAAAGCACAGAGTTAATAATGATATTTTTACAATTGCTCGGAAAGATCCACAGATATCCTATGATGGCGATCAGAGATTCATCGTAACCTGGAATGAGTCACCTTCGGCAAATCAAAAATATTTAATGGGACAGCAATTTTCTACAAATGGTACACTAATAAAATCAATTTTTCCTATAAATAAATTTAGTTTTTTTGATGATTATGGGTGGTATTATAACTTTGCGACTTTGGAATCCAACTCATCTCGTATAGTTTTTTGTTGGGGAGATAACAGGCATGGAAAAGGTTATGATATTTACTGCAAAATTGTCACGTGGGACTGGAATGGATTAACAAATGTTGAAGATGTAGCAGAAAATCCGACCAGTTTTGTTTTATATCAAAATTATCCAAATCCATTTAATCCCAGTACAGTCATCAGCTATCAGCTTTCAGCTGCTAGTCATGTAAATTTGAAAGTTTTTGATGTGCTTGGGCGGGAAGTTGCAATTTTAGTTAATGAAGTAAAAGATGCTGGAACTTATAATTATCCATTCTCAATCTCACGTGTAGGCGGACAGTTTCTCAATTCTCAATTGAATTCCGGAGTTTACATCTACAAATTAACCGCCGGCAACTTTACAGCCCAGAAGAAAATGATTGTTTTAAAATAA